In one window of Skermanella rosea DNA:
- the fhuF gene encoding siderophore-iron reductase FhuF, translated as METPVPAPFEFLTGPAGRFGARLVPPSSAPGAIPAAALVAVGGLDLALGTLRSRHPDGEARALLSLWSRHYFYTLIPPVVLGALLAGRTLPLDLSETAVQLNDDGLPAAIVLPHAGTDGDPVAAADMLRALARDHLEPLIDGLAAQAAVSPRVLWANAAGYLHWVVELLAGEDPASPALAEAHALIHAGAWPDGRPNALDEPMRYTDGPDGRQAWRKVCCLLYRVPGRDLCPYCPLALRASRREH; from the coding sequence ATGGAAACTCCCGTTCCCGCCCCCTTCGAGTTCCTGACCGGCCCGGCCGGCCGGTTCGGCGCCCGTCTGGTGCCGCCCTCGTCCGCCCCGGGCGCCATCCCGGCCGCGGCCCTGGTCGCCGTGGGCGGCCTGGACCTGGCGCTCGGAACCCTGCGGTCCCGCCATCCCGACGGGGAAGCGCGGGCCTTGCTCTCCCTCTGGTCGCGCCATTACTTCTACACCCTGATCCCCCCGGTGGTGCTGGGCGCGCTGCTGGCCGGCCGGACGCTCCCGCTCGACCTGTCCGAAACGGCGGTCCAGTTGAACGACGACGGCCTCCCCGCCGCGATCGTCCTGCCGCACGCGGGGACCGACGGCGACCCGGTCGCCGCGGCCGACATGCTTCGGGCGCTCGCCCGCGACCATCTGGAACCGCTGATCGACGGCCTCGCCGCCCAGGCCGCCGTCTCGCCGCGCGTGCTCTGGGCCAACGCCGCCGGCTACCTGCACTGGGTGGTCGAACTGCTCGCCGGCGAGGACCCGGCCTCCCCGGCGCTCGCCGAAGCCCATGCCCTGATCCACGCGGGCGCCTGGCCGGACGGCCGGCCCAATGCGCTGGACGAGCCGATGCGCTATACCGACGGACCGGACGGCCGGCAGGCCTGGCGCAAGGTCTGCTGCCTGCTGTACCGCGTCCCCGGCCGTGACCTGTGCCCCTACTGCCCCCTGGCGCTCCGGGCGAGCCGCCGCGAACACTGA
- a CDS encoding MSMEG_1061 family FMN-dependent PPOX-type flavoprotein → MDHDTTDWFDDAHGIHGVEALAARYPTPHEKVVGKQIDRMDDHSRTLIAASPFLVMATAGASGLDCSPRGGKPGFVQVHDDHTLLLADWPGNNRLDSLRNIVQNPAVGLVFLLPGMGEVFRVNGRARLSAHPGLLSRLAEGGKQPRSAIVITVTEAFIHCPRAIAVADLWNPEKHVDLSALPSARTVFEAHVALSSVAPSSRKVRA, encoded by the coding sequence ATGGACCATGACACGACCGACTGGTTCGACGACGCCCATGGCATCCACGGCGTCGAAGCCCTGGCCGCCCGCTATCCGACGCCGCACGAGAAGGTCGTCGGCAAGCAGATCGACCGGATGGACGACCATTCCCGCACGCTGATCGCGGCATCCCCCTTCCTGGTGATGGCGACGGCCGGCGCTTCCGGCCTGGATTGCTCGCCGCGCGGCGGCAAGCCCGGTTTCGTCCAGGTCCACGACGACCACACGCTGCTGCTGGCGGACTGGCCGGGCAACAACCGGCTCGACAGCCTGCGCAACATCGTCCAGAACCCGGCGGTCGGGCTGGTCTTCCTGCTGCCGGGCATGGGCGAGGTGTTCCGGGTCAACGGCCGGGCGAGGCTGTCCGCCCATCCCGGCCTGCTCTCCCGCCTCGCGGAGGGTGGCAAGCAGCCCCGCTCCGCCATCGTCATCACCGTGACCGAAGCCTTCATCCACTGCCCGCGCGCCATCGCCGTCGCCGACCTGTGGAACCCGGAGAAACACGTGGACCTGTCGGCGCTGCCCAGCGCCCGCACCGTCTTCGAGGCCCACGTGGCCCTGTCGTCTGTCGCGCCGTCGTCCCGCAAGGTCCGGGCCTGA
- a CDS encoding ATP-binding cassette domain-containing protein has translation MDGNLYELQGAAFGVPGRDLLHPLDLTLAGRRIHGLIGPNGSGKSTLVKLLAGQQKPTRGTVRFAGRPVGDWAGRAFARKVAYLPQFTPAADGMTVRELVALGRFPWHGALGRVTAADRAAVEEAIARTGMAGLAGRLVDTLSGGERQRAWLAMMLAQDTECLLLDEPTSALDVAHQVEVLALVRRLSLERSLGVVVVLHDVNMAARYCDEILALGGGRLVARGSPAEIMRPEMLARIYGLPMGVLPHPATGQPIGYVQ, from the coding sequence TTGGACGGAAACCTCTACGAACTCCAGGGCGCCGCCTTCGGCGTGCCCGGCCGCGACCTGCTCCATCCGCTCGACCTGACCCTGGCCGGACGCCGCATCCACGGGCTGATCGGCCCCAACGGGTCGGGCAAGAGCACGCTGGTCAAGCTGCTGGCCGGGCAGCAGAAGCCCACCCGGGGCACCGTCCGGTTCGCCGGCCGGCCGGTCGGCGACTGGGCCGGGCGCGCCTTCGCCCGCAAGGTGGCCTACCTGCCCCAGTTCACCCCGGCCGCCGACGGCATGACCGTGCGCGAGTTGGTGGCGCTCGGCCGCTTCCCCTGGCACGGCGCGCTGGGCCGGGTCACGGCGGCGGACCGGGCGGCCGTGGAGGAGGCGATCGCGCGCACCGGCATGGCGGGCCTGGCCGGGCGGCTGGTCGATACCCTGTCCGGCGGCGAGCGGCAGCGCGCCTGGCTCGCCATGATGCTGGCCCAGGACACCGAATGCCTGCTGCTGGACGAGCCGACCTCCGCCCTCGACGTGGCGCACCAGGTCGAGGTGCTGGCCCTCGTGCGCCGGCTCAGCCTGGAACGGTCGCTGGGCGTCGTCGTCGTCCTGCACGACGTCAACATGGCGGCGCGCTATTGCGACGAGATCCTGGCACTCGGCGGCGGCCGGCTGGTCGCGCGCGGCTCGCCGGCGGAGATCATGCGGCCGGAGATGCTGGCGCGGATCTACGGCCTGCCCATGGGCGTGCTTCCCCACCCGGCGACCGGCCAGCCGATCGGCTACGTCCAATGA
- the fhuB gene encoding Fe(3+)-hydroxamate ABC transporter permease FhuB — MADLAAPRRHTPAMPRGPALLALALGLTAAVLAFRELHLLLPVARWPGALLAPDLTDMDQVLFHYSALPRLAMALLCGAALGLSGALLQRVLRNPIAEPSTLGISTGAQLALGAATLHAPALMEASREAVALAGAVASMLLVLALSWRQGLRPVSVVLSGLVVGLTCAALGGTLILLNGEYLMSLFIWGGGSLSQQGWGDALTLLPRLAAAGIAATLLMRPLVLLGLDDAAARNLGVALHATRLGVLLVAVWLAASVVALVGIIGFVGLAAPTFARLAGARNPRQVMVWAPVIGALLLWLADAATQTLAGGQASLVPTGAMTAMLGGPLLLWMLPRLHALAGPTDAGTASTGIGRTVPHPWRLVAGLALALPLLCWAALALGTGPDGWTLATGDQFDRLLPWRGPRLAASVAAGAMLGAAGTILQRLTGNPMASPEVLGISSGAGLGLAVLMLTAAAPGRMEQLGATSAGAAAALGVMLLLARRSSFAPERLLLAGVALASFCGAVLAAIMASGDIRAFQLLGWITGSTYGTEAQDALLAGAAALVLLLAVPPTARWLEVLPLGETAARGLGLPLGGSRLYLIVLAALLSAAATLVVGPLSFIGLMAPHLARLAGLRRPLTHLAGAVLLGALLMGLSDWLSRTLAFPYQLPVGLFATLVGGPYLMWLLARPAGSGRG, encoded by the coding sequence ATGGCTGACCTCGCCGCCCCCCGCCGCCACACGCCGGCAATGCCGCGCGGCCCGGCCCTGCTGGCCCTGGCGCTGGGCCTGACGGCCGCCGTCCTGGCGTTCCGGGAACTCCATCTCCTGCTCCCTGTGGCCCGCTGGCCCGGCGCGCTGCTGGCGCCGGACCTGACGGACATGGACCAGGTGCTGTTCCACTACAGCGCCCTGCCCCGCCTCGCGATGGCGCTGCTGTGCGGGGCGGCGCTCGGGCTGTCCGGCGCGCTGCTCCAGCGGGTGCTGCGCAACCCGATCGCGGAACCCTCGACGCTCGGCATCTCGACCGGCGCCCAGCTCGCCCTCGGCGCGGCGACGCTGCACGCCCCCGCCCTGATGGAAGCCTCGCGCGAGGCGGTGGCGCTGGCCGGCGCGGTGGCATCCATGCTGCTGGTCCTGGCGCTGTCGTGGCGCCAGGGCCTCCGCCCGGTCTCCGTCGTGCTGTCCGGCCTGGTGGTCGGCCTGACCTGCGCCGCCCTCGGCGGCACCCTGATCCTGCTGAACGGCGAGTACCTGATGTCGCTGTTCATCTGGGGCGGCGGCTCGCTCAGCCAGCAGGGCTGGGGCGACGCCCTGACACTGCTGCCCCGCCTGGCGGCCGCCGGCATCGCCGCGACCCTGCTGATGCGCCCGCTGGTCCTGCTGGGACTGGACGACGCGGCGGCCCGCAATCTCGGCGTGGCGCTCCACGCGACACGGCTCGGCGTCCTGCTGGTGGCGGTCTGGCTGGCCGCCTCCGTGGTGGCGCTGGTCGGAATCATCGGCTTCGTCGGCCTCGCGGCGCCGACCTTCGCCCGTCTCGCCGGCGCCCGGAACCCGCGGCAGGTGATGGTGTGGGCTCCCGTCATCGGCGCCCTGCTGCTGTGGCTGGCCGACGCCGCCACCCAGACCCTCGCCGGCGGTCAGGCCAGCCTGGTCCCGACCGGCGCCATGACCGCCATGCTGGGCGGGCCGCTGCTGCTCTGGATGCTGCCCCGGCTGCACGCGCTGGCCGGGCCGACCGACGCCGGGACCGCCTCGACCGGGATCGGGCGCACCGTCCCGCATCCCTGGCGGCTGGTCGCCGGGCTGGCCCTGGCGCTGCCGCTGCTGTGCTGGGCGGCGCTGGCGCTCGGAACCGGGCCGGACGGCTGGACCCTGGCGACCGGCGACCAGTTCGACCGGCTGCTGCCCTGGCGGGGTCCGCGCCTCGCGGCATCCGTCGCGGCCGGCGCGATGCTGGGGGCGGCGGGGACCATCCTCCAGCGCCTGACCGGCAACCCCATGGCGAGCCCGGAAGTGCTCGGCATCAGCTCCGGCGCCGGGCTCGGCCTCGCCGTGCTGATGCTGACCGCCGCCGCCCCGGGCCGGATGGAACAGCTCGGCGCCACCTCGGCCGGAGCGGCGGCGGCGCTGGGCGTCATGCTCCTGCTGGCCCGCCGCTCCTCCTTCGCGCCGGAACGGCTGCTGCTGGCCGGCGTGGCGCTGGCGTCGTTCTGCGGCGCGGTGCTGGCCGCCATCATGGCGAGCGGCGACATCCGGGCGTTCCAGCTGCTGGGCTGGATCACCGGATCGACCTACGGCACGGAAGCGCAGGACGCCCTCCTGGCCGGCGCCGCCGCCCTGGTCCTGCTGCTGGCGGTGCCGCCGACCGCCCGCTGGCTGGAGGTCCTGCCGCTGGGCGAGACCGCCGCCCGCGGCCTCGGGCTTCCGCTGGGCGGCAGCCGGCTGTACCTGATCGTGCTGGCGGCCCTGCTCAGCGCGGCGGCGACGCTGGTGGTCGGCCCGCTCAGCTTCATCGGGCTGATGGCGCCGCACCTCGCCCGCTTGGCCGGGCTGCGCCGGCCGCTGACCCACCTGGCGGGCGCCGTCCTGCTGGGCGCCCTCCTGATGGGTCTGTCGGACTGGCTGTCGCGGACGCTGGCGTTTCCCTACCAGCTTCCGGTCGGCCTGTTCGCGACGCTGGTCGGCGGCCCCTACCTGATGTGGCTGCTGGCCCGCCCCGCGGGCTCCGGCCGAGGTTGA
- a CDS encoding ABC transporter substrate-binding protein, with translation MRGSAALSRRAFCGAAALLGLLPSDLAAAPAPSRVAAVDWAMLETVLALGLVPVAGTELAHYARWVVTPPVPAPVADLGLRGAPNLELLLRTAPDLILSSHFYAGIRHRLGRIAPVRESSINAPNGRPYARALAETAELGALLGRADAARDLVETTEAAMDAHRRLLAGTDRRPVLVMNFGDSRHIRTFGADSLLGSVLERLGLPNAWTDRTQYRASATVGIERLAEMPDAVLVVVEPTPPGVEPVLHSSPLWHALPGVRAGSLVRLPAVNSFGALPAATRFADLLVPRLTGEPADG, from the coding sequence ATGAGAGGTAGCGCCGCCCTGTCCCGGCGGGCCTTCTGCGGGGCCGCCGCCCTGCTCGGCCTGCTGCCGTCCGACCTCGCCGCGGCGCCCGCACCGTCGCGCGTCGCCGCGGTGGACTGGGCCATGCTGGAGACGGTGCTGGCGCTCGGCCTCGTGCCGGTCGCCGGGACCGAACTGGCCCACTACGCTCGCTGGGTCGTGACGCCCCCAGTCCCGGCCCCCGTCGCCGACCTGGGCCTGCGCGGCGCGCCCAACCTGGAGCTGCTGCTGCGGACCGCCCCCGACCTGATCCTCAGCTCCCACTTCTACGCCGGCATCCGCCACCGCCTCGGCCGGATCGCGCCGGTGCGGGAATCCTCGATCAACGCCCCGAACGGCCGCCCCTATGCCCGCGCGCTGGCCGAAACCGCCGAGCTGGGCGCCTTGCTGGGCCGGGCCGACGCCGCCCGCGACTTGGTCGAAACGACAGAAGCGGCCATGGACGCCCACCGCCGCCTCCTGGCAGGAACCGACCGGCGCCCCGTCCTGGTGATGAATTTCGGCGACAGCCGCCATATCCGCACCTTCGGCGCCGACAGCCTGCTCGGCTCGGTGCTGGAACGGCTGGGCCTGCCCAACGCCTGGACCGACCGGACGCAGTACCGGGCCTCGGCCACCGTCGGCATCGAGCGGCTGGCGGAGATGCCGGACGCCGTCCTGGTCGTGGTCGAGCCGACGCCTCCCGGGGTCGAGCCGGTGCTGCACTCCAGCCCGCTGTGGCACGCGCTGCCCGGCGTGCGCGCCGGTTCCCTGGTCCGCCTGCCTGCCGTCAATTCCTTCGGCGCGCTGCCCGCCGCCACCCGCTTCGCGGATCTGCTGGTGCCGCGCCTGACCGGGGAGCCCGCCGATGGCTGA
- a CDS encoding carbon-nitrogen hydrolase family protein, with the protein MERFFRVGAASTGPAGGGEGCALAGAERAAEALAGAGADLVILPELFAVPYAAAEDPGRFGHPAEPLDGPTAAWAVGVASRLGVPILFGMALSPDGPGRPLNAAVLARPEGIAETIALKIHLPPAAPGQPFGEADHFDAGPARIGTVRVGPIRLAALVCYDRRFPECWRAAAAAGADIVAVLVAGPAPDDPDGIFLAELRTHARANAVYAVSAARSGIETINGRSVRHDGDTVAVGPDGAVVSGPGAAVLADIDPARLSLAAERNPTARRLRTLIPQRS; encoded by the coding sequence ATGGAAAGATTCTTTCGAGTCGGCGCGGCCTCGACGGGGCCGGCCGGCGGCGGGGAAGGCTGCGCCCTCGCCGGGGCGGAGCGGGCCGCCGAGGCGCTCGCCGGGGCCGGCGCCGATCTGGTGATCCTGCCGGAGCTGTTCGCCGTGCCCTATGCCGCGGCGGAGGACCCCGGCCGCTTCGGTCATCCCGCCGAACCGCTGGACGGTCCGACCGCGGCATGGGCGGTTGGGGTGGCGTCCCGCCTGGGCGTCCCGATCCTGTTCGGCATGGCGCTGTCGCCGGACGGGCCGGGCAGGCCGCTCAACGCGGCGGTCCTCGCCCGGCCGGAAGGTATCGCCGAAACGATCGCGCTGAAGATCCACCTGCCGCCCGCCGCTCCCGGCCAGCCGTTCGGCGAGGCCGATCATTTCGATGCCGGTCCGGCCAGGATCGGGACCGTCCGGGTCGGGCCGATCCGGCTGGCGGCGCTGGTCTGCTACGACCGCCGGTTCCCCGAATGCTGGCGCGCGGCGGCCGCGGCGGGGGCCGACATCGTCGCGGTGCTGGTGGCGGGCCCGGCGCCCGACGATCCCGACGGCATCTTCCTGGCCGAACTGCGCACCCATGCCCGGGCCAACGCGGTCTATGCCGTCTCGGCAGCCCGATCCGGTATCGAAACGATCAACGGCCGCAGCGTCCGCCACGATGGCGACACGGTCGCGGTCGGTCCGGACGGCGCGGTCGTCTCCGGTCCGGGAGCCGCCGTGCTCGCCGACATCGATCCCGCCCGCCTCTCGCTCGCCGCGGAACGCAACCCGACCGCCCGCCGGCTCCGCACCCTCATTCCCCAACGATCATGA
- a CDS encoding amidohydrolase family protein, with protein MGDLIVQARWVVTGIQDRHTPVVIEDGAVLSRGGVVAAAGTLDEMKRLAPLASVRSYPDHVMLPGFVNSHHHVGLTPLQLGSPDHALELWFASRMPARRIDLYLDTLYSAFEMISSGITTVQHIHGWMQGGYDAVHGAASKVLGAYRDLGMRASYCYAVREQNRLVYEADEAFCERLPGPLGADLLKYLKSQALPFEDFLTLFDQLTRENEGQRLTRIQLAPANLHWCTDEGLLALNEKSKAAGVPMHMHLLETAYQKEYAMRRTGKTAVRHLHDLGLLGPRMTLGHGVWLNEEEIDIAADTGTCICHNCSSNFRLRSGIAPLNFFEKKGITVGMGLDEAGINDDRDMLQEMRLALRVHRTPGMEDDVPTCPQVLKMATESGARTTAFGEQIGRLDPGRFFDAVLINWKTATYPFQDPDIPMLDAVIQRAKTNAVDAVYIDGDLVYAEGRFTRIDRDQVLAEIAETLSRPRTPDEVARRELGNAVFPHVKSFYDGYIREGEAKPFYGQSAMF; from the coding sequence ATGGGAGACCTCATCGTCCAGGCCCGCTGGGTCGTCACCGGCATCCAGGACCGCCACACCCCCGTCGTCATCGAGGACGGCGCGGTGCTGTCGCGCGGTGGCGTCGTCGCCGCCGCCGGAACCCTCGACGAGATGAAGCGACTTGCCCCGCTGGCGTCGGTGCGCAGCTATCCGGACCATGTCATGCTGCCGGGCTTCGTCAACAGCCACCACCATGTGGGCCTGACGCCGCTCCAGCTCGGCTCGCCGGACCACGCGCTGGAGCTGTGGTTCGCCAGCCGGATGCCGGCCCGCCGGATCGACCTCTACCTCGACACGCTGTATTCCGCTTTCGAGATGATCTCGTCCGGAATCACCACCGTGCAGCATATCCATGGCTGGATGCAGGGCGGCTACGACGCGGTCCACGGCGCCGCCTCGAAGGTGCTGGGGGCCTACCGCGACCTCGGCATGCGCGCGTCCTACTGCTATGCCGTGCGCGAGCAGAACCGGCTGGTCTACGAGGCCGACGAGGCCTTCTGCGAGCGCCTGCCGGGGCCGCTCGGCGCCGACCTGCTGAAGTATCTGAAGTCGCAGGCCCTGCCGTTCGAGGATTTCCTGACCCTGTTCGACCAGCTGACGCGCGAGAACGAGGGCCAGCGCCTGACCCGCATCCAGCTGGCGCCGGCCAACCTGCACTGGTGCACCGACGAGGGGCTATTGGCGCTGAACGAGAAGTCGAAGGCCGCCGGCGTGCCGATGCACATGCACCTGCTGGAGACCGCGTACCAGAAGGAGTACGCGATGCGCCGCACCGGCAAGACCGCCGTGCGCCACCTACACGACCTGGGCCTGCTCGGCCCGCGCATGACGCTCGGCCACGGCGTCTGGCTGAACGAGGAGGAGATCGACATCGCCGCCGACACCGGCACCTGCATCTGCCATAACTGCTCGTCCAATTTCCGCCTGCGCTCCGGCATCGCGCCATTGAACTTCTTCGAGAAGAAGGGGATCACCGTCGGCATGGGCCTGGACGAGGCCGGGATCAACGACGACCGCGACATGCTCCAGGAGATGCGGTTGGCGCTGCGGGTCCACCGCACGCCGGGGATGGAGGACGACGTGCCGACCTGCCCGCAGGTGCTGAAGATGGCGACCGAGTCGGGCGCCCGCACCACCGCCTTCGGCGAGCAGATCGGCCGCCTGGACCCCGGCCGCTTCTTCGACGCTGTGCTGATCAACTGGAAGACGGCGACGTACCCGTTCCAGGACCCCGATATCCCGATGCTGGACGCCGTCATCCAGCGGGCCAAGACCAACGCGGTCGACGCGGTCTATATCGACGGCGACCTGGTCTACGCCGAGGGCCGCTTCACCCGCATCGACCGCGACCAGGTGCTGGCGGAGATCGCCGAGACCCTCTCCAGGCCGCGCACGCCCGACGAGGTGGCCCGCCGGGAACTCGGCAACGCCGTGTTCCCGCACGTCAAGTCCTTCTACGACGGCTACATCCGGGAGGGGGAGGCGAAGCCGTTCTACGGCCAGTCCGCGATGTTCTGA